The genomic region TCAATTGCGGCCTTTGGAACTTCAAAGACCGTTACACCGGGGACTGTATCGATGTGTGCATACTTTTTAATTGGTCTGTTGAACTTACCGTCAGGACTGTGGCAGTCCTCACACTGAAGAACGTGCATCGGGTCGTTAGCATAGGCTGCATCTCCACCTGTACGCTGAGGATTCGTACTTACAGGTGCAACGTTATGGCTCATTATGTATGAACCATCGTATATACCTAAATGGTAAACGTACTGAACGGTAAGGTCTGGGTGGTTTTCAAAGTAGCCAGGATACTCTTTCTCAATAGCATCCTTTAGTGCCTTTGCTGCAAAGGATATTTCATCTTTATTGTCTACAAACGGAGCCTCAGCCCACTCGTCCTTAACTATTTGCTTCGTTTCACCTGTTAACGGGTCGACTATTTGGTTAGGTAGAACGGACTTAACAACCCATCCAGTTGTGGCATTGGAATCGTCAAACTGAGGAACTCCGTTTACAAACCTTCCAACTATTTTCAGGCTTCCATCTTGGGGCAACAGTGCCTTAACTTCGGGTGGAACTTCAACATCATCACCGTACTTTCCTACGTAAGCCCAGAATACCATTCCGCCGGGAACTGCATATTTATTGTTCAAAGCCTTAGCAGGAATGTAGGGTTTGCCGTCTTTAAAGTAGATAAGTCCAAACTCGGCTTCAGGTCTATTTTCATCTGTTAAATCGAACGTTTTGGGGTCTACTTTAAAGACCATGTGAAGAATCCTATTGGGAATTGTCCTTCCGTCAGAGAGTCTCCAGTAAAGTTCTGCAATGGCATTTGCAGGCTTAATCATGAGCTTAGGAGGCTGACCCTTTCCAGGAATGTGAGGGAACCAGACGTAGTCTGGATAGAATGGAATTGTTGCATCGTGTTCTTCATCAAAGTTCCAGAATAGGTGTCCCTTTCCCTCCTCTGTTGTCCTTATGAGTGTTTGGATAACGCCGTTAAATTTCTGGGGAATGTGACATACTGTACAGTGAATCTTATCTAAGTGTTTCTTTTCAGCATCTCCAGGCCCAAATACTCCTGCGTGGTCAGCAAGGTAGTTTGTGTGACACTGTTTACACGTAACAGTTCCAGATAGGTCTGAACGAACGTTGAATCCATCTGTTCCTTTTGCAAGGTCGTGGGAGGGTATCAAAGCAGACGTTGAGGGATAGTACCCCTCTCCAATGTAGTCGTGGGGAACGGGCTGGTGACAGTCTGCACATTTCATTCCAGCCTCTGCGTGGACATCTAAACAAGGGACTTTTTCCCAAGTTCCATTATCTGGATTGTAGAATTCCGGTCTTTTATCCTTATCTATTACTTTGTGTGGAAGACCATCATCTCCAATTTCCGCTACATCTCCTATCTCCTGTGCTCTTTTGAAAAATCCTGGAGATGTAAGTATGTAGAGGTCCCCAAAGAGGCCTATGTTATCAAATGGAGTTATTTTTCCATCTCCATTAATATCCATTACACCAGCGTGACAGCGAGCGCAGGATTCGTTGGAACTTGAACCTATGAGTTTATGGAAGTTTTGAACAGCTGTTGCATTGTATGATACAGTCCAGTCATTATTTATTTTACCTAACCTTGCTCCAACTGTATCAGCCCAGCCAGGATGTTTCTTTTTCCAAGTAGTTAATCTTACATTTCCCAAATCATAGGAATATGCGTGACACATGAGACAGTCGTTGTCCCTCTCGTTAGGAACAACCTTATCTCCTGCTTTTGCATGGTAATCCCAAACTCCAAGTGTTCCATTTGTTAGGTTAACGAGGTAGTCACCATAGTAAATGCCACTTTGAAGAGCACTCTTAACTTCGTTAATGTCCATCTTGTCGAGTCTATTGTCCATCTGGTCCTTAAGTCCATATCCACCACCGGGGTGACAGATGGAGCACTTTCCGTTATTCCAGTCAGCAGTCGTAAAGTCAACGTCTAAAGGGTCTGTTGTTTTATACGGAGCGATGTGGAACATGTGTGGAACACTTCTCCTGTTGTACATTCCCCCGGGACCGTAGACGTTTTTGGGACCAAACCACTTAAGCCACAGCTTCGTTTGGTCCGCAGGTAAGCCGTTTGTAAATTGAGTATCCCCGTACTTACTGTAGTAGAGTTTGTAAACGTCCGATGTTAGTGTTGAGAGCCTTCCTTGTTGGGTGTGCCATCCCTCGTTGATGAAGTTCAGGTCGTGACACCCTCCACAGGACTTTTCGTAGCTCACCGGTAGATTTGACTGGACAGTTCCATTGTCGGACAGGATTTTGTTACCCAAAACGTCCTTTAAATCGACTGTTGGATGACCGTAGGCAGGTAGGTAGGACAATAAAGACATCATCACTAAAAGTTTCAGGTTCTGCCTCATTTTCCCCTCCTTTTCTGGTTATCAACTTAATTTATATTAATCAAATTTAGAAAAGTCAATATAGTTACTAATTTAATAAAAAAATATTTATAATTCAATATTTGCTTAATAGACAAAAACTAATCGTTTTTAATTCTCATAGACAACTGAAGACAATTTTGATTAAAAGTCTTAAAATGTTTCAATCAAAATAGAAGGAGTTAAAGATGGAAAAGGAAACTGTTATAAAGACAGAAAAGTTTGTAATGAAAACCTACAATAGATTTCCCGTCTCTTTTGTAAGAGGTAAAGGGTGTTGGCTCTACGATGAAAGTGGAAGAAAGTACCTCGATATGCTGGCAGGCATTGCAGTTTGCAACTTAGGGCACTGTCATCCTAAAGTTTCCGAGGCAATCTGTGAACAGGCAAAAACCCTTATTCACACCTCCAACCTCTTCCACATAAAACCTCAGGCAGAGCTTGCAGAGCTCCTCTGTAAAAACTCCTTTGGAGATAAGGTTTTCTTCTGTAACTCCGGGGCGGAAGCAAACGAAGGAGCTCTCAAACTTGCAAGGAGGTACGGGACAGAAAAGAATCCTGAAAAGTACGAAATAGTAGCCTTTAAAAACTCCTTTCACGGAAGAACAATGGCAGCTGTAACAGTTACAGGACAGGGAAAGTACAGTCAGGGATTTGGCCCTATGATTCCCGGCGTTAAGTTTGCAGAGTTCAACAACCTTTCATCAGTTGAAAAAGTAGTTTCTGAAAGGACCGCCGGAATAATAGTTGAACCGGTTCAGGGAGAGGGAGGAGTTGTTCCAGCAGAAAAAGAATTCTTAGAGGGACTGAGGGAAATTTCGAACAGATACGATGCCCTCTTGATATTTGATGAGGTTCAAACGGGAATTGGAAGGACGGGAAGCCTTTTCGCCTACCAAAACTACGGAGTTGAGCCGGATATTATGACACTTGCAAAAGCCCTCGGAAACGGTGTTCCAATTGGGGCTATTGTTACAAAAGGGAAAGCATCAGAGGTTTTGAAGCCCGGACTTCACGCATCAACATTTGGGGGGAACTTCTTAGCAACAAGGGCTGGTGTTGAGGTTATAAAGACAGTGACAGAGCCAGGATTTTTAGATAGAGTAAGAGAGAAGGGAAGTTACCTGAGGAAGAGGCTTTCCGAAATTAAGGAGGAATTCCCAAACCTTATTTTGGAGGTAAGAGGACTTGGATTAATGGTGGGAGTTCTCCTATCAAAAAACTGTGGTCAAATAGTCATGTCAGCACTTGAAAAGGGACTTATTATTAACTGTACTGCTGGAAATGTTTTGAGGCTTGTTCCTCCTCTTGTAATTACTGAGGAGGAAATAGATTACGGAATGGAAATTCTCAGAGAGGTGCTGAAGGAAGATGAAAGTTAAGGAGTTGGACTATAGGTCCTCCCTTTTCTTTAAGTGCAGTAATGTCAAACAGGAAACAATTGTAGATGCACTGGATTTCTTTGTTGAAAGGTTAAAGAAACTTTCAATAGACCTTGATGGTGTATATCCCGGAGATGTATTTTCCCTTCCCTTTGCAATGTACATCTCAGACAGAACAGCAACTCCATTAAAAACAGAAAACTTTATAAAAAAAACTGACAAGCTCCTTTTGGTTTTCTCTGCCCTTCCCTTTGAGTTTGTTTCGGAAAAGTACATATCAGAAAAGACATCACTCTTTCGGAAAATAGCTCCCAACTCTCCTTCTCTCCTAATTCTATCTGAAAGAAACTTCAGGGGGGTTGATTTTCAGCTTATAAAGGGAAAAGTGGAAAGACTCTTTTCATACCAGTTTATAAGGGAAGCAAGGGAAAACTTCTTTTGGCCTACCGAAGGTGAGGTCACGGCCGTTTCTGAGAGGCTCTGGGAGCTTTCAAGGAAGGAACTCTCGAACTTCCTCAGGGCTAAGAGAATCAGGGATTCTGCAAGAAAGTACTTGAGGGATGAAGAGGTTGTAAATTTAAACCTCATTGACTCAGATGCTGAGCTTTCCCTATGGGAAAAGTTTAAAAAGGGAAACCTTGTAAAACCCTCCCTTAAAGGAAAGGGAGGTAAAGGGGAAAAAATTACCGTTGAAAAGCTGTTTCAGATAAGAGACCCCCACCTTTCATCAGCAGTAACTTCTGTTTTAGAGTACGTATCGCAGAGTATTGAGTACAGATTTCCAACCTACTTGGCCTATTCGAACGTTGAGATAACAGAGAGAAAGGGAGTTTTAATAGTTCCAAAGGTTACAGAGGAGCTAAACGGTGCAGATTTGAGGGTGGAGTTCATTGTCAGATTGGAAAAGATTAAAGAAAACTTAAAGAAAGTAAATCACTTGATTCAAAGTTCAATTGTAGA from Balnearium lithotrophicum harbors:
- a CDS encoding multiheme c-type cytochrome; the encoded protein is MRQNLKLLVMMSLLSYLPAYGHPTVDLKDVLGNKILSDNGTVQSNLPVSYEKSCGGCHDLNFINEGWHTQQGRLSTLTSDVYKLYYSKYGDTQFTNGLPADQTKLWLKWFGPKNVYGPGGMYNRRSVPHMFHIAPYKTTDPLDVDFTTADWNNGKCSICHPGGGYGLKDQMDNRLDKMDINEVKSALQSGIYYGDYLVNLTNGTLGVWDYHAKAGDKVVPNERDNDCLMCHAYSYDLGNVRLTTWKKKHPGWADTVGARLGKINNDWTVSYNATAVQNFHKLIGSSSNESCARCHAGVMDINGDGKITPFDNIGLFGDLYILTSPGFFKRAQEIGDVAEIGDDGLPHKVIDKDKRPEFYNPDNGTWEKVPCLDVHAEAGMKCADCHQPVPHDYIGEGYYPSTSALIPSHDLAKGTDGFNVRSDLSGTVTCKQCHTNYLADHAGVFGPGDAEKKHLDKIHCTVCHIPQKFNGVIQTLIRTTEEGKGHLFWNFDEEHDATIPFYPDYVWFPHIPGKGQPPKLMIKPANAIAELYWRLSDGRTIPNRILHMVFKVDPKTFDLTDENRPEAEFGLIYFKDGKPYIPAKALNNKYAVPGGMVFWAYVGKYGDDVEVPPEVKALLPQDGSLKIVGRFVNGVPQFDDSNATTGWVVKSVLPNQIVDPLTGETKQIVKDEWAEAPFVDNKDEISFAAKALKDAIEKEYPGYFENHPDLTVQYVYHLGIYDGSYIMSHNVAPVSTNPQRTGGDAAYANDPMHVLQCEDCHSPDGKFNRPIKKYAHIDTVPGVTVFEVPKAAIEGYEGNFTEQDLRELTLAYFAPTDVQVKSYDGNAIVKAVWSKEAAGINPLTGTSDNVNTSFVPSSYEVEQAFVVNLTGSESTLEIIPSVGSPSDYKVFTNPSGALKDVKVKGDKLVVTLQQASRADSNDVTVALAKPTEQPAPETTTGATGSSTNATSAGGGGNGGCSLSPSAGIGGALSYLLGLLPLAALRRRKRE
- a CDS encoding aspartate aminotransferase family protein, whose translation is MEKETVIKTEKFVMKTYNRFPVSFVRGKGCWLYDESGRKYLDMLAGIAVCNLGHCHPKVSEAICEQAKTLIHTSNLFHIKPQAELAELLCKNSFGDKVFFCNSGAEANEGALKLARRYGTEKNPEKYEIVAFKNSFHGRTMAAVTVTGQGKYSQGFGPMIPGVKFAEFNNLSSVEKVVSERTAGIIVEPVQGEGGVVPAEKEFLEGLREISNRYDALLIFDEVQTGIGRTGSLFAYQNYGVEPDIMTLAKALGNGVPIGAIVTKGKASEVLKPGLHASTFGGNFLATRAGVEVIKTVTEPGFLDRVREKGSYLRKRLSEIKEEFPNLILEVRGLGLMVGVLLSKNCGQIVMSALEKGLIINCTAGNVLRLVPPLVITEEEIDYGMEILREVLKEDES